The Ignatzschineria rhizosphaerae genome contains a region encoding:
- a CDS encoding uracil-xanthine permease family protein has product MQVFHNAVAGLQILFVAFGAMVLVPLLTGLNPSMALLGAGIGTILFQMITGWKVPIFLGSSFAFIAPIIFSVSTWGYGATFFGLFAAGFMYFIFAFAIKIKGIESVHRLIPPVVIGPVIIVIGLSVAAVATEMAMGKAGGEQVVDYQLSIIVSTVTFAVTVLVTMFGKRFLRLVPILMGIAIGYALAASLGLVDFSKVAAAPWFKVPDLVKPEINWMAALFMLPVAIAPAIEHIGGIMAIGKVTGKDYASNPGLHRTLAGDGLGVCVAGLIGGPPVTTYGEVTGAVMLTKNDKPLIMTYAAGFAIVMAFFGKFNAFLSSIPLPVMGGIMILLFGTIASLGLKALIDAKVDITVPRNLVIISATLITGVGGYTIEIGSFPFAGVGLASVLAIILNLILPHPKDEKEEEIEADI; this is encoded by the coding sequence ATGCAAGTCTTTCATAATGCCGTCGCAGGCTTACAAATTTTATTTGTAGCTTTCGGCGCAATGGTTCTTGTCCCACTTTTAACGGGGCTAAACCCATCAATGGCACTACTTGGTGCTGGTATCGGTACAATTCTTTTCCAAATGATTACGGGATGGAAGGTACCGATTTTTTTAGGTTCATCATTTGCCTTCATTGCCCCCATTATCTTCTCTGTCTCAACATGGGGATATGGCGCGACATTCTTCGGACTTTTTGCCGCAGGATTTATGTATTTCATCTTTGCATTTGCCATTAAAATCAAAGGAATTGAGAGCGTCCATCGCCTTATTCCACCTGTAGTGATCGGCCCTGTGATTATCGTTATTGGATTATCAGTGGCGGCTGTTGCAACAGAAATGGCAATGGGGAAAGCAGGTGGTGAGCAAGTTGTTGATTATCAACTCTCTATTATCGTTTCTACCGTCACTTTTGCCGTTACAGTCCTTGTCACCATGTTTGGTAAACGCTTTTTACGTTTAGTACCAATCTTAATGGGTATTGCCATTGGTTATGCCTTAGCGGCAAGCCTTGGTTTAGTCGATTTCTCTAAAGTAGCAGCTGCCCCTTGGTTTAAAGTCCCCGACTTAGTAAAACCTGAAATTAATTGGATGGCTGCACTCTTTATGCTTCCTGTAGCAATTGCGCCTGCCATTGAACATATCGGGGGAATTATGGCTATCGGTAAAGTCACCGGTAAGGATTATGCTTCAAATCCAGGACTTCATAGAACTTTAGCTGGTGATGGATTAGGCGTTTGTGTGGCGGGCTTAATTGGTGGACCTCCTGTGACAACCTATGGAGAAGTGACAGGAGCAGTCATGCTTACAAAAAATGATAAACCTCTCATTATGACTTACGCCGCAGGTTTTGCGATTGTGATGGCATTTTTTGGAAAATTTAATGCCTTTTTAAGCTCTATCCCACTCCCTGTCATGGGCGGTATTATGATTCTCCTCTTTGGAACAATTGCTAGCCTTGGTTTAAAAGCATTAATTGATGCCAAAGTTGATATCACCGTACCTCGCAATCTTGTGATCATCAGTGCAACGCTCATTACCGGTGTTGGTGGTTATACGATCGAAATTGGGAGCTTCCCATTTGCCGGCGTGGGTTTAGCCTCGGTACTTGCTATTATCTTAAATCTCATCCTTCCCCATCCTAAAGATGAAAAGGAAGAAGAGATAGAAGCTGATATTTAA
- the mutY gene encoding A/G-specific adenine glycosylase: MNNLNTLHLEDLPQDETLLQQITQKQVLYFQEHLLEWFEREGRHDLPWKPQAQFSEKINLYRIWISEIMLQQTQVVTVLPYFERFMAAFPTPEDLAKASEEEVLKLWQGLGYYSRARNLHAASKQLVLEFNGIIPPDFEAIRRLKGIGDTTANAILAQGFNLPFAILDGNVRRVLTRITGMMAPRKELDKRLKPFSETFLCRQNPADYTQAIMDFGATLCKLKPLCERCFLQQYCSAFIHEKVAEIPAKPIKKKNPTESVALILYWTETNQILLEKRPTKGIWGNLYSLPELLLQGKDQKSTSSAIIHEKTLNDFPHKKQLANIRHQFTHYTLEASLFKIPVSDEYLKALISSQNLKNYRMVTVNDALLLPKPQPIAELLNQIATNSLAQTLW, translated from the coding sequence ATGAATAATCTTAATACCCTTCATTTAGAAGATCTTCCTCAAGATGAAACGCTGCTACAACAAATCACCCAAAAGCAGGTCCTCTACTTTCAAGAGCATCTTTTAGAGTGGTTTGAGCGTGAAGGACGGCATGATCTACCTTGGAAACCCCAAGCGCAATTTAGTGAAAAAATTAATCTCTACCGAATTTGGATATCAGAGATTATGTTGCAACAAACACAAGTTGTGACGGTTTTGCCTTACTTTGAACGATTCATGGCGGCATTTCCTACACCAGAAGATTTAGCAAAAGCTTCGGAAGAAGAGGTTTTAAAACTGTGGCAAGGCTTAGGCTATTATTCTCGTGCAAGAAATCTTCATGCCGCAAGCAAGCAACTTGTCTTAGAGTTTAATGGCATTATTCCTCCTGATTTTGAAGCTATTCGTCGCCTTAAGGGAATTGGAGATACCACCGCTAATGCAATTTTAGCACAAGGATTTAACCTACCATTTGCTATTTTAGATGGAAATGTTAGACGTGTTTTAACGCGTATTACTGGCATGATGGCGCCTAGAAAAGAGCTTGATAAAAGATTAAAACCCTTTAGTGAGACTTTTCTTTGCCGGCAAAACCCTGCAGATTATACCCAAGCCATTATGGATTTTGGGGCAACACTTTGCAAACTTAAGCCCCTTTGTGAACGCTGCTTTTTACAACAGTATTGCTCAGCATTCATTCATGAAAAAGTGGCTGAAATCCCTGCAAAACCTATTAAAAAAAAGAACCCTACAGAATCAGTTGCGCTTATTCTCTACTGGACTGAGACCAATCAGATCTTATTAGAAAAGCGTCCCACAAAAGGCATTTGGGGCAATCTCTACTCCCTTCCTGAATTACTTTTACAAGGAAAAGATCAAAAAAGTACTTCAAGCGCGATTATTCATGAAAAAACATTAAATGATTTCCCTCATAAAAAACAACTAGCTAACATCCGACATCAATTTACACATTATACGTTAGAAGCATCCCTCTTTAAGATTCCTGTCTCAGATGAGTATCTTAAAGCGCTTATCTCTTCTCAAAATCTTAAGAATTACCGTATGGTGACAGTAAATGACGCGCTTTTACTACCAAAACCTCAGCCTATCGCTGAATTATTAAACCAAATCGCAACAAACTCATTAGCTCAAACACTTTGGTAA
- a CDS encoding tetratricopeptide repeat protein, whose translation MRSLYFARYYFLVVFFIIISLIITTIAKAIQTKEENNTHILSSVISSYKKLQSPSKASPIILESVSETEELPHLLSKAQASDTPEKTQITSKSATSFILSASFKAIETQTALSQTTEKPHNPEEITEALHNDISAIIAQKSEPSSTLELLIPDTVLNNYLLFTLFPHRKSEIIKEPIAHPYKEHGPVDDISVIKLANKIDASLSFSEDSMLDEYENAEAFFDENHAYYEGFDDYDDEFLTLLEQQKAIDKEDSQTYPYLQSPLEILEAESIFENFEEQPIANQIEQLLTTGDYFLLANNPIKARQYYVRAVKTGAIDKSSPFYAKALVKLADMEDNAYLARFQYTNALDIYEANEGFDMEVADILVKLVWTFDMASERIVIYELLTKAKQIHEDHSYTPQYTEVLRNLAIYYETVNDYERADANYKAALALDLQYLTTSDIRTILALENYAAFYLKFNEFEKAEEILLFKLEAHNELSPPDYYNLGRTQSMLGWTYLQMNELDNSLHQYNSALGNINYSITKNRFMPHYYSLPAIFDLIYFFIYTKEPALAVPYFDVAVALLESENEEETIQYLQETSFEEIDPERIVNYPWAAQAQIKGLISIIEYIQSTKN comes from the coding sequence ATGCGATCTTTATATTTCGCTCGCTACTACTTCTTGGTAGTATTCTTTATTATTATCTCTTTAATTATCACAACCATTGCAAAAGCGATCCAAACAAAAGAGGAGAATAATACACACATTCTCTCTAGCGTTATTAGCTCTTATAAAAAATTACAATCTCCATCAAAAGCATCTCCTATTATTTTAGAGTCTGTCTCTGAAACAGAAGAATTACCTCACCTATTATCAAAGGCACAAGCGTCTGATACACCAGAAAAAACGCAAATCACATCAAAAAGTGCAACCTCTTTTATATTAAGTGCCTCTTTCAAAGCCATCGAAACACAAACAGCACTGTCTCAAACAACAGAAAAACCGCACAATCCTGAAGAGATTACGGAAGCACTACACAATGATATTTCAGCCATTATTGCGCAAAAAAGTGAGCCATCTTCAACTTTAGAGTTGCTTATTCCTGATACCGTTCTTAATAATTATCTCCTCTTTACACTATTTCCACATCGTAAATCGGAAATTATTAAAGAGCCTATTGCGCACCCTTATAAAGAACATGGTCCTGTTGATGATATCTCTGTCATTAAACTTGCCAATAAGATTGATGCATCATTGAGTTTTTCAGAAGATTCAATGCTCGATGAATATGAAAATGCAGAAGCCTTTTTTGATGAAAATCACGCATATTATGAAGGGTTTGATGACTATGATGATGAATTCCTTACGCTACTAGAACAGCAAAAGGCTATCGATAAAGAAGACTCACAAACCTATCCATACCTACAAAGCCCGCTCGAAATTTTAGAAGCTGAATCGATCTTTGAAAATTTTGAAGAGCAGCCCATCGCCAATCAAATAGAACAGCTTTTAACAACGGGAGATTATTTCCTTTTAGCCAATAACCCGATTAAAGCGCGTCAATATTATGTTCGTGCAGTAAAAACAGGGGCTATTGATAAAAGCTCGCCATTTTATGCAAAGGCTTTAGTCAAACTTGCAGATATGGAAGATAACGCCTACTTAGCTCGCTTTCAATACACCAATGCACTTGATATCTACGAAGCTAATGAAGGCTTTGATATGGAAGTTGCCGATATTTTAGTGAAACTTGTCTGGACCTTTGATATGGCATCAGAGCGTATCGTGATTTATGAACTCCTTACAAAAGCAAAGCAGATTCATGAAGATCATAGCTACACGCCGCAATATACAGAAGTCTTGCGAAATTTAGCGATCTATTACGAAACAGTTAATGACTATGAGCGCGCAGATGCCAATTATAAAGCCGCTTTAGCCTTAGACTTACAATATCTCACCACATCAGATATTAGAACAATTTTAGCACTAGAAAATTACGCCGCGTTTTACCTTAAATTCAATGAATTTGAAAAAGCGGAAGAGATCCTCCTCTTTAAACTAGAGGCGCATAATGAGCTCTCTCCACCAGATTACTATAATCTAGGGCGGACACAATCAATGCTGGGCTGGACTTATCTGCAGATGAATGAGCTTGATAACTCCCTCCATCAATACAATAGCGCGTTAGGTAATATTAATTACAGTATTACAAAAAATAGATTTATGCCGCATTATTACTCTTTACCGGCAATTTTTGATCTCATCTATTTCTTTATTTATACTAAAGAACCCGCACTCGCAGTGCCCTATTTTGATGTAGCAGTTGCGCTTTTAGAAAGCGAAAATGAGGAAGAGACAATCCAATACCTTCAAGAAACAAGTTTTGAAGAGATCGATCCTGAAAGAATTGTCAACTATCCTTGGGCAGCTCAAGCGCAGATTAAGGGGCTGATCTCCATTATTGAATATATTCAATCAACCAAAAATTAA
- a CDS encoding symmetrical bis(5'-nucleosyl)-tetraphosphatase translates to MAIYVMSDIHGCYDEFKALLKKINFKHSQDQLYLVGDLINRGPKSLAVMEYLMSHPTSIFPVLGNHDLSYLVYAAGETRLRKGDTYDEVAQSPDAKKIKKYLKKQPLMRYIPKLNVAIAHAGIPPFWSIAQALSLSHEIHEQLTTDDKKNYQHLMQKMFGNTPAAWDESLTGIDRTRAIINYFTRMRYLNLDLSMDFDNKTENYDAKIMKPWFQFDRALHQNCKIIYGHWASLGIHDENGTLCIDSGCVWEGELSVVQIDSPTFKLTSFSF, encoded by the coding sequence ATGGCTATCTATGTCATGAGCGATATTCATGGATGTTATGATGAATTTAAAGCGCTCTTAAAAAAAATCAATTTCAAGCACTCACAAGACCAACTCTATCTTGTGGGAGATCTCATTAATAGAGGTCCTAAATCTTTAGCGGTGATGGAATATTTGATGAGTCATCCTACATCAATTTTCCCCGTATTAGGCAACCATGATCTCTCCTACCTTGTTTATGCTGCAGGGGAAACACGGTTACGCAAAGGGGATACCTACGATGAAGTTGCACAAAGCCCTGATGCTAAAAAAATTAAAAAATATCTCAAAAAACAGCCTCTAATGCGCTATATCCCCAAACTGAATGTTGCAATTGCTCATGCTGGGATCCCCCCCTTTTGGTCTATAGCGCAAGCACTGAGCTTGAGTCACGAAATCCATGAGCAATTGACCACAGATGATAAAAAAAACTATCAGCACTTAATGCAAAAAATGTTTGGTAATACGCCAGCGGCATGGGATGAGTCTCTAACAGGGATCGATAGGACACGCGCGATTATCAACTACTTTACTCGAATGCGCTATTTAAACCTTGATCTTTCAATGGACTTTGATAATAAAACAGAAAATTATGATGCAAAAATCATGAAACCATGGTTTCAATTTGATCGCGCGCTTCATCAAAACTGTAAAATTATCTATGGTCATTGGGCAAGCCTTGGTATCCATGATGAAAATGGTACACTTTGCATTGACTCAGGCTGTGTGTGGGAAGGGGAATTATCCGTTGTTCAAATCGATAGCCCGACGTTTAAGCTTACGAGTTTTAGCTTTTAA